GAAGAACGGGCAAGGCAGCTGGTAGAAGATATTACAACGTACCGGCATTTGTTGAAGGAGCTTGAAGACGGACAGTCTTATGAAGATTGTCTCCAGCATTATGAAATGACTCGTCAGAAGCTCTTATCCCTCAGCAAAGAATGGGCACGCTATGCACTGGCAAAAGATATTATTGATAAGACAAAACAGATCTATGAAGAAAAAAGGCAGCCTGCTGTGCTTAAAGGAGCGGAAAGCTACTTCAGACAGCTGACCGGGGGTAGGTATACAAAGCTTTTTGCACCTCTGGGAGAAGCGAAATTCATTGTTGAACGAGAGGATGGTGTCCGCTTCAGCCCTGGAGATTTAAGCCAGGGAACATGTGAGCTGTTATACTTGTCACTCCGTTTTTCTCTTGCAGAACAGTATCAGCAAACGGAACGGTTCCCGATTATCATTGATGAAGCATTTGTGAACTTCGATGCTCTACGAAGAAAGCGCGTAATGGAAGCCGTAAAAAAAATATCAACGAAGCATCAGGTTTTGTATTTTACATGTCACGATCATATGATCCAGGAGTCAGGGAGTATGAATAAGATTCTTCTTGGACAAACGGTCAGCCAAAGGTGATTTTTTCAAAAAGCTATTTCCGTATGCGCGGACACTTTCAGGTAAAATGTAGTGAGAACCTGAGTGGCCATGGTTTCCTGCGGTTGTGCCGGCAAGATTCCTCGCGTTTAAGTAAAGAGGAGTCCTGCCCGGCCCCAGGGGGTCTAGGGTACTACGGCTTCTATTACAGGCCAGGTTGCAATGAAGAGCAGTTAAGTTAAATCTCTTAATGAATTCACTTCAACTTAAGCCTGAAATCTTTAATTATGGCGACGACGGCCCCGTAATAAAACCTCTACATTTTTTCCTTAACCTCACATATTTGTACATATTCTCTGCCTTTCTTGTTCTTTCACCTGAAATTATTATAAAATAGCTACAACAGATGTGATTAGTTCAACTACAATACACCACTATTAAGGATGTGGACATATGGATAACTATAAAGTTTATTTAGTAGAAGATGAAAAGAATCTGGCAGAAGTCATTAAAGCGTATATGGAGAAAGAAGGCTGGGACGTTACAATTTTCCCGGACGGAAAGGAAGCCCATGACAACATTTCCAAAGCCCCGCACTTATGGGTTTTGGACATTATGCTGCCCGGGATGGACGGCTATCAGCTTCTTAAGGCAATTAAAGCGGATCAGGATACACCGGTAATCTTTATCTCTGCACGTGATAAAGATCTTGACCGTGTTCTTGGCCTTGAGCTTGGAAGCGATGATTACCTTGCAAAGCCGTTTATGCCTGAGGAACTTGTCATTCGTGCAAAAAAACTGTTAAAGCGCGTCTACCAGACTGAGGTACAGGAAGATAAAAAAATCGAACTCAACGGTTATACCATTGATACGAATTCAAGAACAGTGCATGACTACGAACAACAAATCGAATTGACGACGAAGGAAATGGATCTCATCATTCTTCTTACGAGCAATGTAGGAAATGCGTTGTCCCGGGAAGACATCATTGAATATG
This DNA window, taken from Alteribacter keqinensis, encodes the following:
- a CDS encoding response regulator transcription factor, which encodes MDNYKVYLVEDEKNLAEVIKAYMEKEGWDVTIFPDGKEAHDNISKAPHLWVLDIMLPGMDGYQLLKAIKADQDTPVIFISARDKDLDRVLGLELGSDDYLAKPFMPEELVIRAKKLLKRVYQTEVQEDKKIELNGYTIDTNSRTVHDYEQQIELTTKEMDLIILLTSNVGNALSREDIIEYVWGSDYFGSERAVDDVVRRVRKKLPRIHVETLYGYGYRVLSS